One window of the Candidatus Zixiibacteriota bacterium genome contains the following:
- a CDS encoding hypothetical protein (Evidence 5 : Unknown function) — protein sequence MDNRFSLFNIDSKDFQDKLAQLISPSVIHENANAPLRSLIEYVKRRLGVKSVLFEEEYIDSDYQSLYSKWYSKAFKQYSSLCQRLHFFTGDIDLKSLYDGSISDALYCGYSVITPLIRGRVGRTVIKPFQDSIQINQQSNFPVILESPSYAHLFGRRFKVMGCPYISQDVMVMVCAQSAIWMAIQFLHNRYGRYGIQRNFPHEITDAATLYLPWGGRIFPSGGLTVLHMVNALSNLGYSPILDLKSEKTESWAPLNWIVKYIDSEIPIILSIKNPPHAILAIGSLQGSDSFDTITNSSAISSIDNWTSGIIVNDDGLGPYKIMPRIDGQYEFLSQGSDRDLVPANSHDNSDENWWKSMNQVDGVIVPLPKEVSIQARHTDEIVAGVLRRDADNNVLSRFELQKSNNQFLAYTLDLLPSEFPLSSPLDDSVVTRAYLIRSMEFLKRVKSSYPPKLADFYTKQHYPLYIWVIELMLRSELEKSGPKLRQIFGEIILDSTANKYAPSLFSLHMNGFVVKRDIDSEKFVSTDLFIIERYKSSHPH from the coding sequence TTGGATAATAGGTTTTCACTTTTCAACATTGATAGCAAAGATTTTCAAGATAAGTTGGCGCAGTTAATTTCCCCGAGCGTCATTCATGAAAATGCGAATGCTCCTTTAAGAAGTCTGATTGAGTATGTAAAAAGAAGACTTGGGGTGAAGTCAGTCTTATTTGAAGAAGAGTATATTGATTCTGATTATCAGAGCTTATATTCAAAATGGTATTCCAAGGCGTTTAAACAATATAGTAGTTTATGCCAGAGACTTCATTTCTTCACTGGAGATATTGATTTAAAATCCTTATATGATGGCAGCATTTCCGATGCGTTATACTGTGGTTACTCGGTGATAACGCCTCTGATAAGAGGAAGGGTCGGACGCACTGTTATTAAACCATTTCAAGACTCAATTCAAATTAATCAGCAGTCGAACTTCCCCGTAATATTGGAGTCACCATCATACGCTCATTTGTTTGGTAGGCGTTTCAAAGTGATGGGGTGTCCTTATATTAGTCAGGACGTAATGGTTATGGTATGTGCCCAGTCCGCGATTTGGATGGCTATTCAATTTTTGCATAACAGATATGGAAGATATGGCATTCAGCGGAATTTCCCTCATGAAATCACAGATGCAGCCACATTGTATCTGCCCTGGGGAGGACGAATTTTCCCCTCTGGTGGATTAACTGTACTTCATATGGTCAACGCCTTATCCAACCTAGGGTATTCTCCAATTTTGGACCTTAAAAGTGAAAAGACAGAATCTTGGGCTCCCCTTAATTGGATAGTCAAATATATAGATTCGGAAATACCTATAATTCTCTCGATAAAAAATCCCCCACATGCCATTTTGGCAATTGGCAGTTTGCAGGGTTCAGATTCATTCGACACTATAACCAATTCTTCCGCTATTTCCAGCATTGATAATTGGACTTCTGGTATTATAGTAAACGATGATGGACTTGGCCCTTATAAAATAATGCCAAGGATTGATGGCCAATATGAATTTTTATCGCAAGGTAGTGATCGAGATTTGGTCCCTGCAAACTCGCATGATAATTCAGACGAAAATTGGTGGAAAAGTATGAATCAGGTTGATGGCGTAATTGTTCCCCTGCCTAAAGAGGTCTCAATACAAGCCAGACATACCGATGAAATCGTCGCAGGAGTTCTAAGGCGGGATGCGGACAATAATGTGCTTAGCCGTTTTGAATTGCAGAAATCTAATAATCAATTTCTCGCTTACACATTGGACCTGTTGCCATCGGAATTTCCTCTGTCTTCTCCGCTTGATGATTCAGTTGTCACCCGGGCGTATTTGATAAGATCTATGGAATTTTTGAAAAGAGTCAAAAGCTCATATCCCCCAAAGCTTGCTGATTTCTACACTAAACAACATTATCCTTTATATATTTGGGTTATTGAATTGATGTTGCGATCCGAACTGGAAAAATCTGGACCCAAACTGAGACAAATCTTCGGAGAAATAATACTCGATTCAACGGCAAACAAATATGCCCCTTCTTTGTTCTCACTCCACATGAACGGGTTCGTTGTTAAGCGCGATATTGATTCCGAGAAATTCGTTTCAACTGATTTGTTCATAATTGAACGTTATAAAAGCAGCCATCCGCACTAA
- a CDS encoding membrane hypothetical protein (Evidence 5 : Unknown function), translated as MADLSLINCKENPATEGFVLVCIFALAASLAFSQSSNQISASGRLTLIESGLLGTLGTGLMYLYWFRMNRIKAVMGSLWGSKGSFKTIPDDNGVRLLIPKWSMLIFDLVSCLILGGFCAAFFSSGANWKESMLIGATWESFVAGVVIKGEKEQESRSGA; from the coding sequence ATGGCAGATTTGTCTTTAATTAATTGTAAAGAAAACCCGGCAACAGAGGGGTTCGTCTTAGTCTGTATATTTGCACTCGCCGCATCATTGGCATTTTCCCAATCCTCAAATCAAATAAGCGCATCTGGTCGCTTGACATTGATTGAATCTGGATTGCTAGGGACTCTTGGGACTGGGCTAATGTATTTATATTGGTTTAGAATGAATCGCATAAAAGCAGTGATGGGCTCCCTATGGGGCTCTAAAGGTTCTTTTAAGACCATTCCTGACGACAATGGGGTCAGATTATTAATTCCCAAATGGTCTATGCTTATTTTTGATTTGGTCTCCTGTCTAATATTGGGGGGATTCTGCGCAGCATTTTTTTCGTCAGGTGCAAATTGGAAAGAATCTATGCTAATTGGGGCCACTTGGGAATCCTTTGTAGCTGGAGTAGTTATTAAAGGAGAAAAGGAACAAGAAAGTAGAAGTGGAGCTTAG
- a CDS encoding hypothetical protein (Evidence 5 : Unknown function), whose translation MGKFTKLLGQIGAIPEEVHFRVGDKVLILGENITGVIMSFKLKEKPEKATVKIDLSGVDREFNVSNLRPYNVRE comes from the coding sequence ATGGGGAAATTTACCAAATTGCTTGGACAGATTGGGGCAATTCCGGAAGAAGTTCATTTCAGAGTGGGTGATAAGGTACTAATCTTGGGTGAAAATATTACCGGAGTGATAATGAGTTTTAAGCTAAAAGAAAAACCTGAAAAGGCAACTGTGAAAATCGACCTTTCGGGCGTGGATCGCGAATTTAATGTCTCTAATTTAAGGCCCTACAATGTTAGGGAATGA
- a CDS encoding hypothetical protein (Evidence 5 : Unknown function): MVGHMTMKYITTGQKLESFDDQYPKRARSGNVGHGILVSEFVTILSPTFLSGLTTMRVMGFDSPNQKFNYEKISVKINDTKYLIFLRPYFHQLGEQPFEVLRQ; the protein is encoded by the coding sequence ATGGTCGGGCATATGACGATGAAATATATTACCACTGGTCAGAAACTTGAGTCGTTCGATGATCAGTATCCGAAGCGGGCTCGAAGTGGGAATGTTGGACATGGCATATTGGTATCAGAATTCGTCACTATTTTGTCACCAACATTTCTAAGTGGTTTAACGACAATGCGGGTTATGGGGTTCGATTCCCCCAACCAAAAATTTAATTATGAGAAGATTTCAGTCAAAATTAATGATACAAAATATTTAATTTTCCTTCGGCCTTACTTTCACCAATTAGGTGAGCAGCCTTTTGAAGTACTGAGACAATAG
- a CDS encoding hypothetical protein (Evidence 5 : Unknown function) gives MLRYMIFLILIGRIFLPSALGMTVTEMFSADQFQIKSENGIETIAWPGSSPNIVFGTYRLPSINRTFILPSDHKISNISFQVIDSTILEGFHYIAINSDTAERTTLPLDYFTKTVSLAYEGYQEGNHLAVLSFRPLHLESATGRLVLYQEIEVRLETDAPAGEFIARKKVFPGYGTEMQNELQKIVANPADINLFANIPVESKVTPNLSLAMEIPSNVDTLVPYLIITVDTLKSSFNAFAKWKAQFGINAAIRTVSWIESNFPGGADTQDRIRRFIKHAYANWGTKWVLLGGDNSLIPARKVWISDLGGLERLSDYYYACLDGEWNANRNHYYGEIDDSCDLIPEIGVGRAPVQTPAEAQLFVSKVMNYSMAAQYTDYQDRILLLGSFTFYQGDGAEVCETVAGNMPAGIQKDKLYEFNTDGSEGNLSKAGAISYMNQGYNLVFGTSHSCNPSCWVMVDGPGHTRQDFGNSDADALSNAGRYGIYYNIACDLSDFNYDHITRHLILSPSGGAAASIASSAHDNPFATDIMAGSFVTHCYTDDDNALGKALNLAKQSIIGDAFYDGSRRDAIIYYTLMGDPEMQVWTDNPQVMTISLNPSDLTLDANYSSIVATVQASGSPVQGAEVILQYDSTIYLLDTTDSYGQVDFGQSSWTFGHVGPIYCSAVKSGYRPVADTIFIGPLEDKAGLNISELAVDDDSTGGTLGNNNGRIEAGERIGLLVTVQNQSFAAATNCFVKISSGDTSQIRVISDSVYIGTVISGGWAVASANLVLEVDAALADQKVFGKLNFLLGKTGVDYSEDHQILINAPVLRKDAHVIDDDNLGFSDGNGNGIIESGEIIELPINLRNDGFGDIDGISAVLSSTDPNLSFFSLVDSVYYGEILAKSVKNNSSPFVFSYNGTPGSSIPFHLVIQDGFNRQTSIPFSIKAVSPVSRLTYLPFYDAIDIMWDSVASSDHFGFLVYRGTTPGNLNRVVSEPIEAASHYLDKGLNIDQTYYYRISMLDSSGNESVMSQLLTAATNPSVDPDFPGSIPQTFPWEVSVADLDNNGSGEILFSKGNTVYAYNSDGTSYINGANGALFSVQGADFIYTSPAVADINGDGYKEVVIADAAGTNYQIHCRKIYGQQVLGVSGWPKNLGGTAKAFFTAPVLADLNNDGLHEVILNTDDGKIHVWKNDGSGFLQSGDVFYNSGVTGSSMTSPAVGDINGDGVLDIIYTSKDSKLYAFNQSGQVLNNFPVTLESGNYQLSDPIIGEFDGAFTGQEIAVQGGQKHIHLIRGDGSEPAAWPFARSGVNKPFYSQPAAASGDINHDGVMELIATLNDRIYAIDLSGQCLAGWPKQISNLASVERSSTPLVADVDGNDTADVVAVFGNRDIYAFDKDGLQISGFPISAKGGALTLGRTADSSSVRCVSVSDSLWSWELGEYNPGLLYSDQINHDAHHSGNSWGHEPVSSAISISPTPVYTSQSKTVSITVTDPDAAIGDQITFSWSAVRGSIVNQNSNTTNYSAPGSAGNDTIRVLFYDKAGNSTKKSIVFYVNSSGGGGGGSCPFLTVWDGHGYVEENTILTQSEYSPKGSPVVDYYMLQQAPVPIEDRYRIRIEERQNEISYIDEVKLLKVPARNGISALVTPEGQIFYPEMKIEPVRAYDSKGSDVLSQIKNKDNVIFKADGSGWLIVDYDMPAGSDNEGYLNYFGAMKDYCPPPIQRKLNANDSGSYTGTSLPAIPSRLELSYKTVDGDWIKLADCPSRDYTADMFSTINLPTEGNPIQIKYEWTNGWKVDQLPLIIPAKIEPIVNPLSPSKGHHSINGEVTRLINTSDNDFAVLRKGESLELTLPIPPGEPSDSGDSYIVYARGYYVVSDEETANVPLVFALNPNFPNPFNASTRIDFTIPNQSMVELKIFNINGQAVRTLVCKVMSAGMHSVIWDGKDNFGRETASGIYLYRIKAGDLTAIRKMTLLK, from the coding sequence ATGCTTCGTTATATGATTTTTCTGATTCTCATCGGCCGCATCTTTCTGCCGTCGGCGTTGGGGATGACAGTCACGGAGATGTTCTCAGCGGATCAATTCCAGATTAAAAGCGAAAATGGCATCGAGACAATTGCCTGGCCCGGATCGTCTCCGAATATAGTTTTTGGAACATATCGATTGCCGAGTATTAATCGGACCTTTATTCTGCCCTCTGATCACAAGATATCAAATATATCTTTCCAAGTCATTGACTCCACTATACTAGAGGGCTTTCATTATATTGCAATCAATTCGGATACGGCGGAACGCACCACGCTGCCCCTTGATTATTTCACCAAAACGGTTTCCCTGGCTTATGAGGGGTATCAGGAGGGAAACCATTTGGCAGTCTTAAGCTTCCGACCTTTGCATCTTGAAAGCGCCACTGGCCGCCTTGTTTTGTATCAGGAAATTGAGGTGAGATTAGAGACTGACGCCCCGGCGGGAGAATTCATCGCCAGGAAAAAGGTCTTCCCCGGTTATGGAACCGAGATGCAGAACGAGCTGCAGAAAATTGTGGCAAATCCCGCGGATATAAATTTGTTCGCGAATATACCGGTCGAATCGAAAGTAACGCCGAACCTTTCCTTGGCCATGGAAATCCCGTCGAATGTAGATACTTTGGTTCCATATTTAATTATCACTGTCGACACGCTGAAATCATCGTTTAATGCTTTCGCCAAGTGGAAAGCCCAATTTGGTATAAATGCTGCAATCCGGACAGTCAGCTGGATTGAGTCCAATTTTCCGGGGGGTGCCGATACCCAGGACCGAATTCGCCGATTTATAAAGCATGCCTATGCCAATTGGGGGACGAAATGGGTCTTGTTGGGAGGTGACAATAGTCTTATTCCCGCACGAAAGGTTTGGATTAGTGATTTGGGCGGATTGGAAAGATTGAGCGATTATTATTATGCTTGCCTTGACGGAGAATGGAATGCCAACCGCAATCACTATTACGGGGAAATAGACGATTCTTGCGACCTGATTCCGGAGATAGGCGTCGGCAGAGCTCCGGTTCAGACACCGGCAGAGGCACAATTGTTTGTCAGCAAAGTTATGAATTATTCAATGGCCGCCCAATACACTGATTATCAGGATAGAATCCTGCTGCTTGGCTCATTTACCTTCTACCAGGGTGACGGTGCTGAAGTATGTGAAACGGTGGCCGGGAATATGCCCGCAGGTATTCAGAAGGACAAATTGTATGAATTCAATACTGACGGATCTGAAGGGAATCTCAGCAAGGCAGGCGCAATCAGCTACATGAATCAGGGTTACAATCTGGTTTTCGGCACCAGTCATTCCTGCAATCCCTCCTGCTGGGTGATGGTGGACGGACCCGGTCACACCCGTCAGGATTTCGGCAACTCTGATGCGGATGCTTTGAGTAATGCCGGTCGATATGGGATATATTATAATATTGCCTGCGATCTATCCGATTTCAATTATGATCATATCACCCGCCATTTGATTCTATCCCCATCGGGAGGGGCTGCGGCTTCTATAGCCAGTTCAGCCCATGACAATCCCTTTGCAACGGATATCATGGCCGGATCTTTTGTAACGCATTGCTATACCGACGATGATAATGCTTTGGGAAAAGCGCTAAATCTGGCCAAACAGAGTATTATTGGTGACGCCTTTTATGACGGATCAAGGCGAGACGCCATAATATATTATACTTTAATGGGCGATCCGGAAATGCAAGTCTGGACAGATAATCCCCAGGTTATGACGATTTCTTTGAATCCTTCTGACCTAACCCTTGACGCCAACTATTCGTCAATTGTCGCCACTGTCCAGGCCAGCGGTTCACCAGTTCAGGGCGCAGAAGTAATTCTGCAATATGACAGCACCATTTACCTTTTGGACACCACTGATAGTTATGGTCAGGTTGATTTCGGGCAATCTAGCTGGACCTTCGGCCATGTGGGTCCGATTTATTGTAGTGCCGTCAAATCCGGCTATCGCCCGGTTGCAGACACCATTTTCATTGGTCCCTTGGAAGATAAGGCCGGTTTGAATATCAGTGAGTTGGCTGTGGATGACGATTCAACCGGCGGAACCCTGGGCAATAATAATGGCAGAATCGAGGCCGGCGAGCGAATCGGACTATTGGTGACAGTTCAGAACCAGAGCTTTGCTGCGGCCACCAATTGCTTTGTGAAGATCTCCAGCGGAGACACATCGCAAATTCGAGTAATTTCTGACAGTGTCTATATTGGTACAGTGATTTCCGGAGGCTGGGCCGTAGCATCCGCCAATCTGGTACTGGAGGTTGACGCGGCGCTGGCCGATCAGAAGGTTTTTGGGAAGCTTAATTTTCTGCTGGGCAAGACAGGCGTGGATTATTCAGAAGATCACCAAATTCTGATAAATGCGCCCGTACTGCGGAAGGATGCCCATGTCATCGACGATGATAATCTTGGATTCTCGGACGGGAATGGGAACGGTATAATCGAATCCGGTGAAATCATTGAACTGCCAATTAATCTTAGAAATGACGGCTTTGGTGATATTGACGGGATTTCAGCCGTACTGTCCTCAACCGATCCCAATTTAAGTTTCTTCTCGCTGGTCGATTCGGTTTATTACGGGGAAATTCTGGCAAAATCCGTCAAAAACAATTCCTCTCCCTTTGTTTTTTCATATAATGGAACCCCGGGGAGTTCAATTCCATTTCATCTGGTTATTCAGGATGGGTTTAATCGACAAACCTCAATTCCTTTCTCCATAAAAGCTGTCTCGCCGGTATCAAGGCTCACATATCTTCCCTTTTATGACGCTATTGATATAATGTGGGATTCGGTAGCCTCGAGCGACCACTTTGGATTCCTGGTTTATCGAGGCACGACTCCGGGAAATCTGAACAGAGTCGTATCAGAACCAATAGAAGCGGCTTCGCATTATTTGGATAAAGGCTTGAACATCGATCAGACTTACTATTATCGGATCAGCATGTTGGACAGCTCGGGAAACGAGAGCGTTATGTCCCAACTACTTACGGCGGCCACCAACCCCTCGGTTGACCCTGATTTTCCAGGCAGTATCCCGCAAACCTTTCCCTGGGAAGTAAGTGTCGCCGATCTGGATAACAATGGCAGCGGCGAAATTCTCTTCTCAAAGGGCAATACGGTTTACGCCTACAATTCAGACGGTACGTCTTACATCAATGGCGCCAACGGTGCCCTCTTTTCCGTTCAGGGCGCTGATTTCATTTATACTTCACCGGCGGTCGCGGATATCAACGGTGATGGCTATAAGGAAGTCGTGATAGCAGATGCCGCAGGCACCAATTATCAGATCCATTGCCGCAAAATTTACGGTCAACAGGTTTTAGGCGTAAGCGGTTGGCCAAAAAATCTTGGCGGCACAGCCAAAGCCTTTTTTACAGCGCCGGTATTGGCAGACTTGAACAATGACGGTCTGCATGAAGTAATTTTGAACACTGATGATGGCAAGATACACGTGTGGAAGAATGATGGCTCGGGTTTTCTTCAATCCGGTGATGTTTTTTATAATTCTGGCGTTACTGGGTCATCCATGACCTCTCCGGCGGTCGGCGATATCAATGGCGACGGTGTCCTGGATATAATCTATACCTCCAAAGACAGCAAACTTTATGCATTTAATCAATCCGGGCAGGTACTTAATAATTTCCCGGTGACACTTGAATCCGGAAATTACCAGCTTTCGGACCCAATTATCGGGGAATTTGACGGCGCATTTACCGGTCAGGAAATCGCCGTTCAGGGCGGGCAGAAGCATATTCATCTTATTCGCGGGGATGGCTCCGAACCGGCCGCCTGGCCTTTTGCGCGTTCGGGCGTTAATAAGCCATTTTACTCTCAGCCGGCAGCAGCTTCAGGGGACATAAACCATGACGGAGTTATGGAACTTATTGCCACACTGAACGACAGAATTTATGCGATAGATCTGAGTGGTCAATGCCTTGCAGGATGGCCAAAACAAATTTCGAATCTGGCCTCGGTTGAGCGTTCCTCAACACCCTTGGTCGCTGACGTGGATGGCAATGACACGGCCGACGTAGTCGCGGTTTTCGGTAACCGTGATATATATGCCTTTGACAAAGACGGCCTGCAAATATCCGGTTTTCCAATTTCGGCAAAAGGCGGGGCTTTAACTCTTGGCAGGACCGCAGATAGTTCGTCTGTGCGATGCGTATCCGTATCCGATTCCTTGTGGTCCTGGGAACTTGGGGAGTATAATCCCGGTCTTTTGTATTCCGATCAGATTAATCATGATGCTCATCATTCAGGCAATAGCTGGGGGCACGAGCCAGTATCTTCAGCAATTTCCATAAGCCCGACGCCGGTTTACACGAGTCAGTCCAAAACAGTTTCCATAACGGTGACTGACCCGGATGCTGCGATCGGCGACCAGATAACCTTCAGTTGGTCGGCAGTTCGCGGTTCAATTGTTAATCAAAATAGCAATACCACCAACTATTCTGCCCCCGGCTCCGCGGGTAATGATACTATCAGAGTTCTTTTTTACGATAAGGCAGGGAATTCCACTAAAAAATCGATAGTATTCTATGTTAATTCAAGCGGCGGTGGCGGTGGTGGTTCCTGCCCCTTTCTTACAGTATGGGATGGTCATGGATATGTGGAAGAGAATACCATTCTGACTCAATCTGAATATTCGCCCAAAGGCAGCCCGGTGGTTGACTATTATATGCTACAACAAGCTCCAGTCCCGATTGAGGATCGGTATAGGATTCGAATCGAAGAACGCCAAAATGAGATATCCTATATTGATGAAGTCAAACTGTTGAAGGTTCCGGCGCGAAATGGGATCTCGGCACTTGTGACTCCTGAGGGGCAGATATTCTATCCCGAAATGAAAATTGAACCGGTAAGGGCATACGACTCCAAAGGCAGTGATGTTCTTTCACAAATCAAGAACAAAGATAATGTCATATTTAAAGCCGATGGTTCTGGTTGGCTCATTGTTGATTACGATATGCCTGCCGGGTCGGATAATGAGGGATATCTCAATTATTTCGGAGCCATGAAGGATTACTGTCCGCCCCCAATTCAAAGAAAGCTAAATGCCAATGATTCTGGTTCGTATACCGGCACTTCACTTCCTGCAATCCCATCCCGACTGGAATTATCATATAAAACAGTAGACGGGGATTGGATCAAGCTTGCGGATTGTCCTTCAAGGGACTATACGGCGGACATGTTTTCCACTATAAATCTGCCGACCGAAGGCAATCCCATTCAAATAAAATATGAATGGACCAATGGATGGAAAGTCGATCAATTGCCACTGATAATTCCCGCCAAAATTGAGCCGATTGTGAACCCGCTTTCTCCCTCAAAAGGTCATCATTCCATTAATGGTGAAGTTACGAGACTGATCAATACATCCGATAATGATTTTGCCGTTTTGAGGAAGGGTGAATCTCTAGAATTAACATTGCCAATTCCGCCAGGTGAGCCTTCAGATTCAGGCGATTCCTACATTGTTTATGCCCGCGGATATTATGTTGTGAGCGACGAAGAGACTGCAAACGTTCCGCTTGTCTTCGCATTGAATCCCAACTTTCCCAATCCCTTCAACGCGTCGACGCGCATTGATTTCACAATTCCAAATCAGTCTATGGTGGAATTGAAAATCTTCAATATTAATGGTCAGGCAGTGCGCACACTCGTCTGCAAAGTAATGTCGGCCGGAATGCACTCGGTAATCTGGGACGGAAAGGATAACTTTGGTCGGGAAACGGCGTCAGGTATATATCTCTATCGCATCAAAGCCGGAGATCTCACCGCTATCAGAAAAATGACACTATTAAAATAA
- a CDS encoding hypothetical protein (Evidence 5 : Unknown function): MHARIIFYGILFIGLVFLLPLCSLAQEAHVWPIYQPEVCPTTYYSSFQGEISATLGEFRTDGSYHFHGGVDIPEPDGTNVYHVQSDDYREQTVVRADNGVVEVEEILYQGGSTTEKRRFRYVHIANINVYVGQTVIDCWYPPLSGWGRDYPIATTYYPSQPHLHFAEAFYTNDPGYYGLPQIGWYMLNPLDYLDPWTDNVYPAFESGMEHILYKQGTSTQITAGDGSESNPYKVYYDFDIYTQAHDYTPSQGYNKKGLWAVRWRLEAADYGNRIPSDSEGGYDFVLLPVQSNPGNNYTSGVTYIYDISIHQSTNSNYYYWASNAISLASGGTNTFVPINQLRTNVKYRVDLMIRDIYNYYLYDETKSTFWVIRPSTDVANEESQLLPGEYVLGDAYPNPFNPVTIIPIKAGYKSQIKLQIINLVGQTVKTLVEGELKTGEHLIKWNGTDQNGRPVSSGVYLCRLVTDKGPQVRKLILTK, encoded by the coding sequence ATGCATGCCAGAATTATATTCTATGGAATTTTATTTATCGGCCTTGTTTTTCTACTTCCACTCTGCAGTTTGGCGCAGGAAGCTCATGTATGGCCGATATACCAGCCCGAAGTCTGTCCGACAACTTACTATTCAAGTTTCCAAGGTGAAATATCAGCCACCTTGGGAGAATTTCGGACGGACGGCTCATATCATTTTCATGGCGGCGTTGATATTCCGGAACCGGACGGGACTAATGTCTACCATGTGCAATCCGATGATTACAGAGAGCAGACAGTGGTTCGGGCTGATAATGGAGTGGTAGAAGTAGAGGAAATCCTGTATCAGGGGGGCAGCACAACGGAAAAAAGAAGATTCCGCTATGTTCATATTGCCAATATTAACGTATATGTCGGCCAGACTGTTATAGACTGCTGGTATCCGCCTCTTTCAGGCTGGGGCCGGGATTACCCCATTGCCACCACCTATTATCCCAGCCAGCCCCATCTGCATTTTGCCGAAGCTTTCTATACCAATGATCCTGGATATTATGGTCTGCCGCAGATAGGTTGGTACATGCTGAATCCACTGGATTACTTGGATCCCTGGACCGATAATGTATATCCGGCATTTGAATCGGGAATGGAGCATATTTTATACAAACAGGGCACCAGTACCCAAATTACGGCCGGCGACGGCTCGGAGTCCAATCCGTATAAAGTCTATTATGACTTTGACATATACACCCAGGCCCACGACTATACGCCGTCACAGGGATACAACAAAAAAGGACTTTGGGCGGTTCGCTGGAGACTTGAAGCCGCCGACTATGGCAACAGAATCCCCAGTGATTCGGAAGGGGGATATGATTTCGTTCTCTTGCCTGTCCAATCAAACCCGGGGAACAATTATACCAGCGGCGTGACATATATCTATGACATTAGTATCCATCAGAGCACCAATTCCAACTATTATTACTGGGCCAGCAATGCCATTTCATTGGCCAGCGGCGGGACAAATACTTTCGTGCCGATAAACCAGCTTCGGACCAACGTAAAATACCGGGTCGATTTAATGATCCGGGACATTTACAATTATTATTTATATGATGAAACGAAATCCACATTTTGGGTCATCCGACCGTCAACTGATGTGGCGAATGAGGAATCGCAATTGTTGCCCGGGGAATATGTTCTGGGAGACGCTTATCCCAATCCCTTTAATCCAGTTACAATTATTCCAATCAAGGCGGGATATAAGAGCCAGATTAAACTCCAGATCATAAACCTTGTGGGCCAGACGGTTAAGACGCTGGTGGAAGGAGAACTCAAGACCGGCGAGCATTTGATCAAGTGGAACGGTACCGATCAAAATGGTCGGCCCGTCAGCAGCGGCGTTTATTTATGCCGTCTGGTGACAGATAAGGGCCCGCAGGTACGGAAGCTAATACTGACCAAATGA